A genomic segment from Malus domestica chromosome 05, GDT2T_hap1 encodes:
- the LOC103436502 gene encoding protein PLANT CADMIUM RESISTANCE 2-like, giving the protein MYPTPTETHDHEKYAAHHNHHHAHVPNPVSSAPGLNSPAGSVPTYAPPYIYTVQSNSVPAVPARGNWSTSLCHCCDDPENCMITFFCPCITFGQIAEIVSQGSTPCASGGVCYCILLSTTANACLYSCSYRSKMRAQYDLEETPCVDCLVHFCCATCALCQEYRELKNRGFDMGIGWEANMDRRRRGVTAAPTVVPGMTR; this is encoded by the exons ATGTATCCAACTCCTACAGAAACTCATGACCATGAGAAATATGCAGCCCATCACAACCATCACCATGCCCATGTTCCCAATCCAGTCTCAAGTGCACCAGGACTAAATAGTCCTGCAGGTTCAGTACCCACATATGCTCCTCCCTACATATACACTGTTCAGTCTAATTCTGTTCCTGCAGTTCCCGCACGAGGGAACTGGTCCACTAGTCTTTGCCACTGTTGTGACGATCCTGAAAATT GTATGATCACTTTCTTTTGCCCTTGCATCACGTTCGGTCAGATCGCTGAGATTGTGAGCCAAGGTTCCACAC CTTGTGCTTCAGGAGGAGTGTGCTATTGTATCCTTCTTTCGACAACTGCAAATGCATGCTTGTACTCGTGCTCCTACCGCTCGAAGATGAGAGCTCAATATGACTTGGAAGAAACACCCTGTGTGGATTGCCTAGTGCACTTCTGCTGTGCTACTTGTGCACTTTGTCAAGAGTATAGAGAGCTCAAGAATCGCGGGTTCGATATGGGAATAG GTTGGGAAGCCAATATGGACAGACGAAGGCGCGGCGTTACTGCAGCTCCAACTGTTGTACCAGGCATGACAagataa